The following nucleotide sequence is from Arvicola amphibius chromosome 1, mArvAmp1.2, whole genome shotgun sequence.
AGAAAGGCTCTACGGGAAACTGTCCTGAACACTGATCACCAGGGAACTCAAACACGGGTCTCATTTTATTCTCACTGGAGATGACAcactattattcttttttattgattggtatgtgaatgtgcatgcatatgtgtgcgcacacgtgtatTCTCACGCGCTTGGGGGCACtgtgagcatgtggaggtcaggatgCTGAGGGTGTGGTcctcgtactcacagagaagcactaaGAGAATGTTAATCATGCAGGGGTGTCTCTCAATGGAGAAGATAAAATCAAATTTCTGCATTCCATCCGGAAAGCTGAGAGTGGATCTTGTTAATGACCTGGTGATCCTTTTGCTGTCCGTGGAGGCAGACCGCACCCTCCTTTTGCTGTAGAGGCAGACCTCACCCACATTCCCTAGAATGATTATCTTGAACTCTTCCCTTCCTGGTCCATCCCATCCTTAGGGGAGAAGTCACATGTACTTCATGGCCTCTGATCTCTGTGCTATCAGTCCAAGACCACACCAGATCCTAGGCCTTTTAGCTACAGAGCCCACCCTCGTAGGCACGTGTACTTTGTAAGAGAGCCTCTATGTAGCCACACCTTGAGCTCTATTGTGTACCTGGACCTGGACTGGTTATTGCCtggaaaccttttcccaaactgtactgtgttttaaatatgctgacaGGGAACCACCTGGCATTAGGCTGATGGAGTCAGTCTGTACCGGGTTCTCATTCTCATCTCGTCTCAGCTTCACTTCCCTGTATGACACCTGCAGGGTCCCCATTAAGAGGATAACTTTCATCACGTGGGTCCCAGATGTCAAGCACAGGGggccaggctgggcagcaagttgagccatctcaccaacccagGGACTACTCTTGATTCCCCACTTCCCACTCAGTTACACACTTCGGCCTGTCGCCTTAAGCAAAGCCACCTCTGCTGGCTCTCTGGCTCTTGACTCCTCAcctccagctctgcctcagcGCCAGgtctttttcctttcagaattctGGAACTTGGTCAGCAGCTTCCTCTCGTGTCCACCAGGGCTCGGGCGGTTGGTGTGGGCAGCAGCTTCTCTCTTGGTACGACCTTTCCGAGCTCCCCCGGCTGGTGGAGCAGGAGGTTGAGGGGGAATGGGCAGAGGAGAAGTGTGAGGGTCAGAGAACAAAGGACCAGAGCATAGGGGTAGGAAGGGCAGACCAGCCAGAGGGCACTGGTCACCATGTAAGTTTGGGGCATCTACGCCTGCTAACGGTTTCCTCACACCCATAATGGAAGATGCCCGGATGTGAGTTCTCAGGGCTGAGAAAGACAGAACTCAGTAGATGAGGCTAGAATGGGATTACTTTGGGGTAGGGAATAGATTAGTTAAAGAATCTCCAAatccgaggaggaggaggacgagaaGTCAGAGAGCTGCCGAGCGGCCTTACCGACGTAAGAGTGGGTCAGGCTGTAATGGTCACACTCATCCAGGATGTCATCTTCGTCCTCTGGGTCTAGGGGTGGCCGGGAAGGGCTGGTTGTCGGTGGCAAGGTGGCCATCATGCCTGGTCTGCTTTCTCCAAAGTCTTGCCTGTGTCGTGTTTTCCAGCTGTCTGCCCTCTCTCAGTTCCCTCGCCCTTACTTATGAAGTTGCCTCCTCCTCAGACCACAGACTGGCTCCCGCCCTCCAAGTCCTGTCTGATGCAATCTGGCCCTTTCCCAGAACTGGGCCCATAGACACCAATCCTGGGCAGAGACACTccttgcccctcctcctccctcacagGGCTCACCCAGGCCCAGCTGTGTTTTTCCACAGGGAAGACTCCTGCCTTTGGGGGGAAGGAGGGCGCAGATAGGATCTGGGCACAAACAGTCTTTGGGATGTTAGCAGGGAGAGCAGAAGGCTCAGATGGGTCACTTCTTATCATTTCAACCTGCTAGGGCCTGGGTCACGGCCACACATGGCCCCCTCTCCCCGACCACCACTCTAGTTTGGTTCAGATTCATGACTTGGTGGCAACCTACatatttaaaaaggagagaggccgggcggtggtggcgcacgcctttaatcccagcactcgggaggcagaggcaggcggatctctgtgagttcaagaccagcctggtctacaagagctagctccaggacaggctctaaagctgcagagaaaccctgtctcgaaaaaccaaaaaaaaaaaagtaaaaaggagagaggagggaccACTGCCAGGCTTCACGCCAGGTCAGCAGTTCCTATCCTGTCACACCCAAGGCTTCTATTTGTATGGAAAGTCCCTGTACTGTACTTCAATAGAGTCCCTAGGGATGTCCCCCTCATCCGAGGAGATGGGGGCTAGTTAGCTGGTGGTGACAACAAATACCCCGGGTTCAACACTCTGACCCcgatccacctgccttggccttcttTCTGACAGAGTCCTGCTATATAGCCCAGTCTGACccttgaacttgcaattctcctgcctcagcatcccaaatactgagattacaaaCTCAACAAGTCAACTGATATCCAGTGtctgctgtgtggccttggacATGTCCCTTGCCCTCCCTGATTGCTTCAGTTCCCCCGTTAGCAGAGGGTAACCCTGTCAAGCTTGGTTGGCGAGAGGCGCCAGCAGCACACTGCCTGGATAGGTCCTTGCGACAGCTGTGAACAGCGTAAGCGTCAGTCAGTTTCCCATGGTTTCCAGGACAGTGCCCTCAATGTGACCAAAAGAAGAGTGGAAGAAGAGGAATTCAGATAAAATAACATATTGTGGGCTGGCAAGGCAACTCAGTGGGCGAGGCACTGACGACAAACGGGACGGCCTGAGTTCAGAGGTCCTCAGTGTCAGGAGAGAACAAACCCCCACAAACTGCCATCTGACCTTCACACGCCcgtacacacaatatatataaatgtgacttttcagttttaaataaaataatatcctGGTGTGGAAGGCATAACGAAATAAACAGGCATTTGTGCCTCCCAGTCTTACTTAGCTGTGGCGGGtttagaacttgttctgtagatcagcctGGTGTTGAACTTACTggtctccgcctcctgagtgttggggtcaaaggtgtgcatcaccatacccagctagtACGAATGTAAGAATgagttaaatattaaatatttttcagtccACACTGGCCTTCTCtgtgttaggattacagacagGCAGGTGACAACGTGCCAAGCTTAGGACGTTCTTTGTCTTTGTAAAGACTAGATCTCAGGTGGAAGTGAACATCCCGGGTTGAAATCCTCTTGCGTGGCTTGTACTGACCTTCAGCCAGACTGTACCAGCGCAATGGCGCCTTCCAGGAAGTTCTTCGTTGGGGGCAACTGGAAGATGAATGGAAGGAAGAAGTGCCTGGGAGAACTCATTTGCACCCTAAACGCTGCTAAGGTGCCAGCGGACACCGAGGTGATTTGTGCACCCCCCACCGCCTACATCGACTTTGCCAGGCAGAAGCTAGATCCCAAGATTGCAGTGGCTGCGCAGAACTGCTACAAAGTGACCAAGGGGCCTTCACTGGGGAGATCAGCCCTGGCATGATCAAAGACTTAGGAGCCGCATGGGTAGTGCTGGGGCCCTCGGAGAGAAGGCACGTCTTCGGGGAGTCTGATGAGCTGATTGGGCAGAAAGTAGCCCATGCCCTATCCGAGGGGCTCGGAGTGATCGCCTGCATTGGGGAGAAGTTGGATGAAAGGGAAGCTGGCATCACCGAGAAGGTGGTGTTCCAGCAAAACAAGGTCATCGCAGATAATGTGAAGGACTGGAGCAAAGTGGTCCTGGCCTATGAACCTGTATGGGCCATCGGTACTGGCAAGACTGCAACACCTCAACAGGCCCAGGAAGTGCATGAGAAGCTTCGGGGTTGGCTGAAATCCAATGTCTCTGATGCGGTGGCTCAGAGCACCCGAATCATTTATGGAGGTTCAGTGACTGGAGCAACCTGCAAAGAGCTGGCAAGCCAGCCCGATGAGGAAGGCTTCCTCGTGGGCGGGGCTTCCCTCAAGCCTGAATTTGTGGACATCATCAATGCCAAACAATAAGCACCGTCCATGTCCCCTGCCCTCTGCCAGGCCAGAACAACGTTGCCCAGAAGCTTAGGAACAGCTCCCACCAGTCACATGCTTCTGATGTCATCTGCCCCATCTTGTGTCCTAATCCATGCTGTACCTTCCTGAACCTTTTACACCTCCCTGTAATGGTTGGGACCAGGCCAATCCCTTTACCATCTAATAGAATGAAATACATCGCCTGTTTCACCAAGGCTCGGGGAGGGGGGCGGAACGAGTGGAGCTGATTCTGTCCCTTCAGGCGAGGCAGGAAAGTGAAAtcacctttccttcccttctcggTGTACACTGAAGTCGAGATCCTCTCGCCCTAAGAAGCCGGGCATGTTCCCCTCTCCCACAGTGCCAAAGCCCTAGTATCATGTTTGTGAACCATCTTACATGTAAGGGAAATAAACACCtggccctgaaaaaaaaaaaaaagaaatcctcttGCATCAGCTTTCTGGGCAGCAGTGACTACTAGTGTACACACACCATTACACCAGATCTTAAGAATGAACTGATAagaatttgtattaattttaagttcaaataagaaatatggccgacagtggcggcacacacctttaatcccagcacttgggaggcagaggcagacgaatctctgtgagtttgaggccagcctggtctacaagagcaagttccaggacaggctccaaaaactacagagaaaccttgtcttgaaaaaccacaagaaaaacaagaaaagaaatatgtgaagccaggcaatggtggcacacacttttaatcccagcacttaggaggcagaggcgggcaggatctcttagttcaaggccaggctggtctacagagtgagttccaggataaccagggatacacagagaaagcctgtctcaaaaaccaaaagaagaaaagaaacatgtgAAATGGagttttctactttttttattattgaaaaatgTAAGTTTCAGACTGGAAAGATgacccagcagttaagaacatagactgctcttccagaggaccccaggttcaattccaagcatctacgtggcagctcacaactgtctgtgactccagttccagtggctcCGACACCCTCACTCAGACAtaacatgcaggaaaacaccaatacttataaaaaaattttaaaagttttcatacaatgtattctcATCAAGGTTTCCCTTCCCCAACtgctcccagatcctccccatccatgcaactcttctctctctctctctctctctctctctctctctctctctctctctctctctctttctctctcgggAACAACCAGGTAACtgagtaataatagtaataatagcaataatatgaGAAACACGATGCAAACTTTAAAAGGAGGTCATGACTGCCCCTAGGTAATGGTAGAGGTTTATTGTAGATACGAGGGagacagccagaggcatctggaagggtccagagtgAATGTGGTCAGCAGATTGAAtgggaccttgtgggaggaagggggagagggagggaggaagtgaagagagacaggagaggagggCTAAGAGAGGAGCCTCAGACCAAGTGGCCAAGAGGCAAAGAGAGTACCTGGGAACCCGAGATCAAAGAGGCAAAGGGACCAGAGTAGCCAGAATGGCTGGGTTATACAGGAATCAGAGAAACCGGGGGAAGGAAAGCCAGACCGGGGCTGGAGAAGTTAGGGTAGGGCACAGGCTATGCCAGCCAGGTGCTGGCAGGACTGAAAAGACCAGGGGATGGCATCTGCTTtgatatgtgtgtggagggggtggggtgagaccAACACAATACACAtcaaaaattcataaaaacacaaaatcagaaactgtaATGTGCAAGCAAAAGGCCagtgaggcaaaaaaaaaaaaaaaaactccaaacaaaacTATATGAGAAAAAATGTCTATAGAAATACCCTTGTGTTGGTCGTCTACTGCCGAACATGGGGTCCATCCTTAATTGTGGTTAACAGAACCAGAGAGACCATATTGGAGAAAGCTAATTTTCCTTTGCGAGCACATGTCAGTTTGGTTAGGGGTGGGAACCGGTGCCCACTTTCCCCTCTCAGAGCTGGGATCCCATCTGGTTTGAACCTGGGCAGGCCCTAGGCATGCtgccagtctctgagttcatatgtggaTCAGCCCTTTTGTGTcctgaagacactgtttccttggtgtcttcctcCCCCTCTGGCTCGTACAATCTTTCCAACTCCTCTTCCGC
It contains:
- the Nupr1 gene encoding nuclear protein 1 yields the protein MMATLPPTTSPSRPPLDPEDEDDILDECDHYSLTHSYVAGGARKGRTKREAAAHTNRPSPGGHERKLLTKFQNSERKKTWR